The DNA window TTCTGAACTAAACACTGACTTTATAGATAGACCCTAACTAATAAGTAATTTTTATAATAATTTCTTCTTAAGTTTGACATTTTTAAGTCATTCTATGCTCTGTAAGCCCCTGTTGGGCGTAGCTTGTAGCTACGCCAAACTGAGTTAATTAGTATCAGTTTATATCATTGTTTATGATTTTTCCCTGAAACAATTATGTTTCAGGGGGGTTTTTTTAGTGGCTTATTTTCTGTATATTTGTATATGATTAACAATTAAAAAAACATTTAACTAATAAAAACAGAATGAATTAAGAAAATGTTTGGATTTATTATATAAGGGAAATATATTTACTCTTCGATATATCCAGATGTTGTGTTTCATGCTAAAGGACTGAGGAGAAAGCACATTAAATTTAATAATATTTTATTATCAAAAAATAATCATTGTCTTCAAAGAAATAGACAGATTAAAATCAACAATGATTTAATTAGAACTTTACGATAAAAAAATGGAAGACTCTGATATTTTTATAAAAAAAATAAAAATCAATAAAGTCAGGCACTTAAAAGATATTGAAATTTTAATTTCTGACAATAAAAAGAAACATCTCATACTAACTGGTATTAATGGAAGTGGAAAAACTTCTTTGCTAGAGGCTCTTTCAGAAATCCTTAATTGGACTTTCATTCAAAATGGAAGTGGAAATACTGATGGCTTTTTCAAGAATAGAGATACCAAAAAAAGAAATATTGAAAGATTAGAAACTCAATTAAATAATAGTGGAAGTGAAGTTGAGAAAAATAAAATTAAAAAGGGGATTAATGAATTAAGTAAATCAATTCAGCTATTTAATGGTTACATTGAGAAGTATACAGCTGTTGAATTAGAAGTCAATAATCATCATTTAGTCAAAGATTTAGTTGTTAACAGTAACTTTATTATTGATTTTGAACAATATGAACGTAAAAATAATCAACATCCTGTAGAAGGTCCTAAAATAATAAAATTTAAAAAATCCTATGAGCCAACTCATTCAGTTAGTGACTACTTTGCGCAATATCTAACTAACCAAAGAATGGATATGCTTGATGAAAAAGAAGAAAATGAGTTAGAAAAATATAAGCAAAAGAAAGAATGGTTCGCCAACTTAGAAAATATTTTTAAGGAAATATATAATGACGATCAACTTAAACTGAAATATAATAAGAATCGAAAAATCTATGAAATAATTCAAAAAAATAGAGAACCTTTTGCATTAAATGAAATGGCATCTGGTTATGCCGCTTATTTTAAATTAATCACTGAATTATTACTAAGAATGGAAATAAATAAACCAGGAAGCTATGAAGTGCCTGGAATTTGTTTGATAGATGAAATAGAAACTCATTTACATATTGATTTACAAAGAAAATCGTTACCACTTTTAACTAGATTTTTTCCTAATATTCAATTTATTGTAACTACACATTCTCCATTTATCATAAATTCAACTGTAGATTCTGTTGTATATGATTTAGAAAATCAAATTTTAATTGATGATGATCCTACAAAATTTTCTGGAGATACAATTACTAAACTTTACTTAAGATCCGATTCCTTATCAGATGAAATTAAACGTAAACTTGAAACACTAAATACATTAGCTGAAAAATCAGAACATAGTGATGAAGAAAAAGAAAAATGGAAGAAGTTAATCTCTTATTTTAATTCAATATTACCTTTTATTGATGATGATGTAAAAACAAGTTTAACAGCAATTAAAATAAAAAGTTTTCTTAAAGATGATTAATATTAACAAAAGGGAAAATGGGCCTGTTAATTTAAAAACTAAATACTTAAAAGCGCTAGAAGGGCAAAATCCAAAATATGATTGTGCAAAAGTAAGGGAATTATTAAAATCAGATTTTAAGAATAAATGCTATTTATGTGAATCAAAACAAAATGATAGTTTTCCTTTTGTAGGTGGTAACGAAAGAATTGAACACTTTTTACCACATTTTAATGGTGCAAATCTAGAGCGTAAATATAGCTGGTCAAATTTATTTCTCTCTTGTGAATATTGTAATGGAGTAAAAGGTCAAATAGAAGAACTAATAAATTGTACCTCAAAAAATACTATTGTAACACAAATACTAAATTTTAAATTTATACATGGAACACTTAAGCCTGAAGTTGAAATTAATATTCCTTTTAGAAATGATAATAAAGCAATAAATACTAAGAATTTGCTAAACAAGATTTATAATAAACCAAATCAAACTCTTCAGTTGGAAATTGCAA is part of the Bacteroidales bacterium genome and encodes:
- a CDS encoding ATP-binding protein, whose product is MEDSDIFIKKIKINKVRHLKDIEILISDNKKKHLILTGINGSGKTSLLEALSEILNWTFIQNGSGNTDGFFKNRDTKKRNIERLETQLNNSGSEVEKNKIKKGINELSKSIQLFNGYIEKYTAVELEVNNHHLVKDLVVNSNFIIDFEQYERKNNQHPVEGPKIIKFKKSYEPTHSVSDYFAQYLTNQRMDMLDEKEENELEKYKQKKEWFANLENIFKEIYNDDQLKLKYNKNRKIYEIIQKNREPFALNEMASGYAAYFKLITELLLRMEINKPGSYEVPGICLIDEIETHLHIDLQRKSLPLLTRFFPNIQFIVTTHSPFIINSTVDSVVYDLENQILIDDDPTKFSGDTITKLYLRSDSLSDEIKRKLETLNTLAEKSEHSDEEKEKWKKLISYFNSILPFIDDDVKTSLTAIKIKSFLKDD